The genomic segment ACGGCACAGGCGGTCGAGCAAGCAAAGAAGCTGGCGCCGCGTGCGGCGGCGCTCGGCTGGCACCTGGAATTCCTCGTGCCGAACTGGTCGCTGCAGGAATTGATTCCCGTGCTCGAAAATCTGCCCTGCGATTTTTCCGTCGGCCACATGGGTGTCTTCCCCGCCGCGAAGGAGGTCGGGCAGGAAGGCTTCGCGGAGTTCCTCGAGCTGCATGCGAAAGGCCGGTGCTGGGTCAAGTTCACCGGCGTCTATCGCATCTCGAAGCTGCCCGACTATTCCGATATCGCGCCGCTCGCGCAGGCGTTCGTGGCGAACAATCCGCAGCGCATCGTCTGGGGAACGGACTGGCCGTTCCTGTCGCATCTGGATGCGGTGACCTATCCGCAGCTCATGGATCTGTTCGAATCCTGGGTGCCGGATGCGGCCAACCAGCGCAAGATCCTCGTGGACAATCCCGCCCAGCTGTTCGGATTTGCCGGGAGATAGCCGTGCGAGAAAGCCGTATTCGCCGCTATTGATCGTTCCGTATTGGACGACAGTCCAATACGGACGCGACGCTCCCCTCTCCCCCCGGGAGAGGGGTTGGGGGTGAGGGACGAGCGTGTCATGGAATAGGGAACGCTCGATAGAATCGATGCGCGTACCGTGAAATCGCAACGACCAGGTTGAACCTGGCTCGGTTGCGCACCCGGTCG from the Betaproteobacteria bacterium genome contains:
- a CDS encoding amidohydrolase family protein → MNATSRRRLGPICDTHLHVFGDRRKYALVAQLRSEPPDAPLERFLQEAEAVGVTRMVFDQPSHYGLDNSCILDAIQAVGLDRARAIAAVDADTVTDAELRALDAGGVRGIRVNFGYRSMERAITAQAVEQAKKLAPRAAALGWHLEFLVPNWSLQELIPVLENLPCDFSVGHMGVFPAAKEVGQEGFAEFLELHAKGRCWVKFTGVYRISKLPDYSDIAPLAQAFVANNPQRIVWGTDWPFLSHLDAVTYPQLMDLFESWVPDAANQRKILVDNPAQLFGFAGR